Proteins co-encoded in one Oncorhynchus kisutch isolate 150728-3 linkage group LG1, Okis_V2, whole genome shotgun sequence genomic window:
- the LOC109890737 gene encoding uncharacterized protein LOC109890737: MSKMYQCAEICLPRKKKVCESFHSNTYRIFDEKIPDRLDPDKVYKVNSYAQRDPKEYDQLKIHNTPQMYNAKFIRTNVRFMNAPISHMETESTMAEQCHWWPNTSYHDVSTQAPYRKDSTQRQDYQAIQQTHALVRHGRNNNRVPASGIVPMLSSIGSPKVLLEHMSFIHQYDSRKLQDQPYQGRRHGALVWSEAGPWSPVGESTYLNSEGSCLPAVRGGRGGKEVTSPQQQVFNDGRIHSGKAGPSAKGTKAIACHSPTHPSSQLFHSFYTPMTHRGGVEGGFEGISSVSDRAAEGRRAMHADGEGTVLQRQGSNSQQVEVQAPAQIAGSEHNN; the protein is encoded by the exons ATGAGTAAAATGTATCAGTGTGCTGAAATTTGCTTGCCAAGAAAGAAGAAAGTCTGCGAGTCTTTCCA CTCAAACACATACAGGATATTTGATGAAAAGATACCTGACAGATTGGACCCTGATAAAGTCTATAAAGTAAATTCATATGCTCAGAGAGATCCCAAGGAATATGATCAGCTTAaaatacacaataccccacaaatGTACAATGCCAAGTTCATAAGAACCAATGTCAGGTTCATGAATGCACCCATTTCTcacatggagacagagagtacAATGGCTGAGCAG TGTCACTGGTGGCCCAATACATCGTATCACGATGTGAGCACCCAGGCACCTTACAGAAAGGACAGCACTCAGAGACAAGACTACCAGGCCATTCAACAAACACACGCCCTGGTCAGACATGGGAGGAACAACAACAGAGTGCCTGCTTCAGGAATCG TTCCCATGCTGAGCTCTATTGGTAGCCCAAAAGTGTTGCTCGAGCACATGTCTTTTATTCACCAATATGATTCAAGGAAATTACAGGACCAACCATACCAAGGAAGG CGACATGGAGCTTTAGTGTGGAGCGAGGCTGGGCCATGGTCTCCTGTCGGGGAGAGCACATACCTCAACTCCGAGGGGTCATGTTTGCCAGCGGTgcggggaggaagaggggggaaagaggtaaCCTCTCCCCAGCAGCAAGTTTTCAATGACGGCAGGATCCACTCCGGAAAGGCGGGCCCCAGCGCTAAAGGCACCAAGGCCATCGCCTGCCACTCACCGACCCATCCCTCCAGCCAGCTGTTTCACAGCTTCTATACTCCCATGACACataggggaggggttgagggagggtTTGAGGGGATCTCCTCAGTCTCTGACAGGGCTGCGGAGGGTCGGAGAGCTATGCATGCGGACGGCGAGGGGACTGTCTTGCAAAGGCAGGGATCCAACAGTCAACAGGTAGAGGTTCAAGCCCCAGCCCAAATTGCAGGCTCAGAGCATAACAACTGA